In Crassostrea angulata isolate pt1a10 chromosome 6, ASM2561291v2, whole genome shotgun sequence, a genomic segment contains:
- the LOC128188051 gene encoding uncharacterized protein LOC128188051 isoform X4 — translation MSIMAKLFRVVKLQDRFNTEVFTFQLPAKLMKDSAQTSFSKDFNYGYQKWTASFVKSEKHLGAFLRLRTASPHVVCNVDYAFTMVNTEHFTKNETFIEKGSEFTKENDTRGRQTFISLEDLVSRTFIQQTGEFLVELELRHMTTAMECFVRIPKDYQARYASNIKLETPYFSFGLFDWSISLYPNTPTQDSEGNVAVQLHRHTNFDHLCRVQYDIKIGENQAFESGTIEQWLDGGGNGEPYIIGSTIHVLSRGRSTVRVRVNMYSVVSIGEAVLPVLNKNRNRVHLYDKDKQAWMLESDISGKYLAFKLYYTDVSHVPRKCTRLVSFDLAVLSIDLERPTIKASNGPFSRYYVQEDLDEGFKMHTNIPVREARDTCPPV, via the coding sequence ATCATGGCAAAACTATTCCGAGTCGTAAAACTCCAGGACAGGTTCAATACAGAGGTATTTACATTCCAACTTCCGGCCAAGCTTATGAAGGACAGCGCCCAGACCTCCTTCTCAAAAGATTTCAACTACGGCTATCAGAAATGGACGGCAAGCTTTGTGAAGAGCGAGAAGCACCTGGGTGCCTTTCTCAGGCTCCGAACAGCCAGTCCTCACGTGGTGTGCAATGTGGACTATGCTTTTACTATGGTTAACACTGAACATTTTACCAAGAATGAAACTTTTATAGAGAAAGGGTCAGAGTTTACGAAGGAAAACGACACCCGGGGCCGGCAGACGTTTATATCGCTGGAGGACTTGGTCTCCCGGACGTTTATACAACAAACCGGAGAGTTCCTAGTGGAGCTAGAACTCCGACACATGACGACCGCCATGGAGTGCTTTGTCCGGATTCCCAAGGATTACCAAGCTAGGTACGCCAGTAACATTAAGCTGGAAACTCCATATTTCAGTTTCGGGTTATTCGACTGGAGTATATCATTATATCCTAACACTCCCACTCAAGATTCGGAGGGTAACGTGGCTGTTCAGCTCCACAGACACACAAACTTCGACCATTTGTGCCGCGTACAGTACGACATTAAGATTGGGGAAAACCAGGCATTCGAATCAGGCACCATCGAACAGTGGCTTGACGGAGGCGGAAATGGTGAACCCTATATCATAGGGTCTACGATACACGTTCTCTCCAGGGGGCGCTCCACGGTTCGTGTTCGCGTGAACATGTACTCTGTAGTCTCCATTGGTGAGGCGGTACTTCCGGTATTGAACAAGAACAGGAACCGCGTTCACCTCTACGATAAAGACAAACAGGCTTGGATGCTCGAATCGGACATTTCCGGAAAATATCTGGCATTCAAACTTTATTATACAGACGTGTCTCATGTTCCCAGGAAGTGTACCCGACTGGTCAGCTTTGACCTGGCAGTGTTGTCGATCGACCTGGAACGCCCAACAATTAAAGCAAGCAATGGCCCTTTCAGCCGCTACTATGTACAAGAAGACTTAGACGAAGGATTCAAAATGCACACTAATATTCCGGTGAGAGAG